CGGACAGTGCGCTCGCTCCTCCGACAAACGGGAGCACGGGCGGGCGCGTGGCGGCGTCCGGCAACATGGATGCTGCCTCTTCGCTCCGCGGTATTGAAGTCGAGGCAAACGGCAGCGTGGACGCTTTGGAGCTGCTGATCGTGTAGAGGCTCGTGCCTTCTTCATCCTGGAACGATGCTGCACGGGACGGTGTGATCGTCGGATCCGGCAAAGCGGGCTCGGCAATTTCCTCTTCGAGCGATTGAGGTTCCGTCGCTTTGCGAACCGTTGCCTGAGAGCAGATCATCCGTGCCGCGCCTGCAAGCACGGCGTCGTAGATCGACGCAAACACGGCGACGACGGCCGAGGGGAATTGTCCTCCATACGCTGGATCGATCACACCGCGAAAGGTGAGCACGTAGCGCTCGCGATCGGTGTCGATCCATATCGTGTCACACGTCATGGCGACCTCGCGCAATCCGCTTTCGGTCGTCTGATCGAATAAAAAAATCCGCGGCGTCAGTGGCGGAATCCAAAACGTTTGATCTTGGGCGCCGCGCGAAGGAACGACGAGCGCCATGCCGGGTGTGATGGGATCGGTCTGTTGCTCGATCGGACCAGTGTTAAAATATCGCCCGTCGAAATCGGCAGGTAAGTTTGTCCGCTCGAACCCCGATGCTCGAGGCGGAATGCGCGCATCGGCAAAACGAGCGCGATGAGGGTGATGCGGCGACAGTGGTCCTACCGCAACCTCCTCAGCGCTCGAAACAGGCTCGCGTCGCAGATACAATGACGACAAGGGAATGCTGGTCGACGGCTGGCCCGCGAGCGCATACACGCGCCTATCGCAAGCTCCGACACGCACGTGCACGGGAATGATCGACGCTTCCGTCGGCGAATATGCCGAACCGACGACGAGCACGTCGCATCGTGGTTTGAAAGGAACGAAATCACTCGAATAATGAAGCTCCTCGGGAACGTCGAACGAGCTCGGGGCCGAAAGCCGAAGCGGCTCTTGCTCGTCCGCCAGCACGAGCGCCCCGGCCTTTGGCATCAAGGTCATCTTCGCGATGATCGTGAGGCGACGCGTGGGCCCATTCCACCAAAGAATTCCTACGGGTACGGCACTCGGAGACCACACGTCCATGAGAATGACCTCGCAAGCTCAGTTGAGT
This genomic window from Polyangiaceae bacterium contains:
- a CDS encoding DUF2169 domain-containing protein, with the protein product MDVWSPSAVPVGILWWNGPTRRLTIIAKMTLMPKAGALVLADEQEPLRLSAPSSFDVPEELHYSSDFVPFKPRCDVLVVGSAYSPTEASIIPVHVRVGACDRRVYALAGQPSTSIPLSSLYLRREPVSSAEEVAVGPLSPHHPHRARFADARIPPRASGFERTNLPADFDGRYFNTGPIEQQTDPITPGMALVVPSRGAQDQTFWIPPLTPRIFLFDQTTESGLREVAMTCDTIWIDTDRERYVLTFRGVIDPAYGGQFPSAVVAVFASIYDAVLAGAARMICSQATVRKATEPQSLEEEIAEPALPDPTITPSRAASFQDEEGTSLYTISSSKASTLPFASTSIPRSEEAASMLPDAATRPPVLPFVGGASALSAMSDSTPAQQLANVLPFVQAHPAPTPAMSRPATTTAPRPRTLVPGVTVSGPALPFVQASHSLDARPESPPFDTTSRSVLPFVSNEPRKRPSTMPPAESIVSTEYDRPSAPPPQALPFVSTEHDRPSAPPPQALHALPFVSNDPKPSVLGRFDAQPLAGAPLGTAAAPSVSEPAPALDTSALMRLSLDTFAEIKVDLWSGVGLREALAKHGIDQRSYHLYERRQTEELGDDVRQGALDRTRALRAALRRARERRGPISTDDGIL